A single window of Selenomonas sputigena DNA harbors:
- a CDS encoding 4-hydroxybenzoate octaprenyltransferase, protein MAKLGAHINNIALHHIVFALPFAYMSAFLAAGGMPPVMDLVWITVAIAGARSAALALDNLADLKYDKKQPRLASRAMVRGDLKPREAKLSIVFYLIVCILAVAQLRPICLWLLPVAVVPFLIYPYTKRFTFLCHLVLGIAIAMAPAGSWVAVAGEIPLPAVVLCVAVALWIGAFDAVYGSQDEAFDRSEGLHSLATQFTAHGALVICRFVHAASIACFYGLGILMGLQWPYFIGVGVAAGTLVYQHRIVSADDYSRVTQRYFMRNGIVSIAMLIFTVASLYV, encoded by the coding sequence TTGGCTAAACTCGGTGCGCACATCAACAACATCGCGCTCCATCATATCGTCTTCGCTCTGCCGTTTGCCTACATGAGCGCATTTTTGGCGGCGGGGGGGATGCCGCCCGTGATGGATCTCGTCTGGATCACGGTCGCCATCGCGGGCGCGAGGAGCGCGGCGCTCGCCTTGGACAACCTCGCCGACTTAAAGTACGACAAGAAGCAGCCGCGGCTCGCCTCACGCGCCATGGTGCGCGGCGACTTGAAGCCGCGCGAGGCGAAACTCTCGATCGTTTTTTATCTCATCGTTTGCATCTTGGCGGTGGCGCAGCTCAGGCCGATCTGTCTTTGGCTTCTGCCCGTCGCCGTCGTGCCGTTCCTGATCTATCCGTATACGAAGCGCTTCACATTCTTGTGTCACTTGGTGCTGGGAATCGCCATCGCCATGGCGCCAGCGGGCAGCTGGGTCGCGGTGGCGGGAGAGATTCCTCTGCCCGCCGTCGTCCTCTGCGTCGCCGTGGCGCTCTGGATCGGCGCGTTCGATGCCGTCTACGGTTCGCAGGACGAGGCGTTCGACCGCTCGGAGGGGCTTCACTCGCTGGCGACGCAGTTCACGGCGCACGGCGCACTCGTCATCTGCCGCTTCGTGCACGCCGCGAGTATCGCGTGCTTCTATGGTCTCGGCATCCTCATGGGACTGCAGTGGCCGTACTTCATCGGTGTCGGTGTCGCGGCAGGAACGCTCGTCTATCAGCACCGCATCGTGAGTGCTGACGACTACAGCCGCGTCACGCAGCGCTACTTCATGCGCAACGGCATCGTTTCCATCGCCATGCTCATCTTTACCGTGGCGAGCTTGTACGTTTGA
- a CDS encoding menaquinone biosynthesis decarboxylase produces the protein MAFKDLREFIEELESRGLLRRIKTEVDAELEITEITDRVSKMEGEKNVALLFENVKGYDMPVLMNAFGSMERMSIALGVESLDEIADDLRDFMRLPKISLANKMDLVTLIPKMRKAVNFPKYVKKAPCQEVVEMDNPSLDILPILKCWPEDGGPFITLPLVFTKNPETGKRNVGMYRLQKYDKNTTGMHWHIHKNGAENFRAAQEQGKDRIEVAVAIGTDPVLTYAATAPLPRDIDEMVFAGFLRHKSVELVKCKTVDIEVPATSEIVLEGYVLESERRREGPFGDHTGYYSLADDYPVFHITCITHRKNPIYPATIVGKPPMEDCFLAKATERIFLPLLQQMVPEIVDINMPLEGVFHDCCVVSIKKTYPMQARRVMHAIWGMGQMMFCKMIIVVDAHVNVQDMKEVWWRVFNNIDAKYDLEMVEGPLDVLDHSSPMAKWGTKLGIDATKSWPEEGHTREWPDEIVMTDEVKARVDAKWRELGLG, from the coding sequence GTGGCTTTCAAGGATTTACGCGAGTTTATCGAGGAACTGGAATCGCGCGGGCTTTTGCGCCGCATCAAGACGGAGGTTGACGCCGAACTCGAAATCACCGAGATCACCGACCGTGTTTCCAAGATGGAGGGCGAGAAGAACGTCGCGCTGCTCTTCGAGAACGTCAAGGGCTACGACATGCCCGTGCTCATGAACGCTTTCGGCAGCATGGAACGCATGAGCATCGCTCTGGGGGTCGAGAGTCTTGACGAGATCGCCGATGATCTGCGCGATTTCATGCGTCTGCCGAAGATCTCGCTCGCGAACAAGATGGATCTCGTCACGCTCATCCCGAAGATGCGCAAGGCGGTGAACTTCCCCAAGTACGTTAAGAAAGCGCCGTGCCAGGAAGTCGTGGAGATGGATAATCCGTCGCTCGACATCCTGCCGATCTTGAAGTGCTGGCCCGAGGACGGCGGCCCCTTCATCACGCTGCCGCTCGTCTTTACGAAGAATCCCGAGACGGGCAAGCGCAACGTCGGCATGTACCGTCTGCAAAAATACGACAAGAATACGACGGGTATGCACTGGCATATTCATAAAAACGGCGCGGAGAACTTCCGTGCGGCACAGGAGCAGGGCAAGGACCGCATCGAGGTCGCCGTTGCCATCGGCACGGATCCCGTCCTCACGTATGCCGCGACGGCACCCCTGCCGCGCGACATCGACGAGATGGTTTTCGCGGGTTTTCTGCGTCACAAGTCGGTCGAGCTTGTCAAGTGCAAGACGGTCGACATTGAGGTGCCTGCGACGAGCGAGATCGTCTTGGAGGGCTATGTGCTGGAAAGCGAACGCCGCCGCGAAGGGCCGTTCGGCGATCACACGGGCTATTATTCTCTGGCGGACGATTACCCGGTGTTTCACATCACCTGCATCACGCACCGCAAGAATCCGATTTATCCGGCGACGATCGTCGGCAAGCCGCCGATGGAGGACTGCTTCCTCGCGAAGGCGACGGAGCGCATCTTCCTGCCGCTCCTGCAGCAGATGGTGCCCGAGATCGTCGACATCAATATGCCGCTTGAAGGCGTGTTCCATGACTGCTGCGTCGTCTCCATCAAGAAGACGTACCCGATGCAGGCGCGCCGCGTCATGCACGCGATCTGGGGCATGGGGCAGATGATGTTCTGCAAGATGATCATCGTCGTCGACGCGCATGTGAACGTGCAGGATATGAAGGAAGTCTGGTGGCGCGTCTTCAACAACATCGACGCGAAATACGATCTGGAGATGGTCGAAGGGCCTCTCGACGTGCTCGATCACTCCTCGCCGATGGCGAAGTGGGGCACGAAACTCGGCATCGATGCGACGAAGTCGTGGCCAGAAGAGGGGCATACGCGCGAATGGCCCGATGAGATCGTCATGACGGACGAGGTCAAGGCGCGTGTCGATGCGAAGTGGAGGGAACTCGGACTTGGCTAA
- the tatC gene encoding twin-arginine translocase subunit TatC, with amino-acid sequence MTYEKHEQPQGLNDGQAGHEPPMQQPPESPMQQLSEPREQAGQQAPEERRDGSMSIIAHLEELRKRLIYSIAAVAVGSGVAYFYIDEIMRCLTAPAGKLYYMQPAEAFFTYLKIAVFGGFLLALPVIFYEIWRFILPALTVRERKALLLIVPLSVVLFVVGIAFSFTLVLPAAIRFFIGFGTDNLEPLFSLGKYLDFVLAFILPFGCIFELPLIIVVLAKLGFVGSAFLWKQQRIVVFLSFVIGAVISPTPDVFSQTMIAVPMILLYEISYVIVRFVLRK; translated from the coding sequence ATGACGTACGAAAAGCATGAGCAGCCGCAAGGCTTGAACGATGGACAGGCAGGGCACGAGCCGCCGATGCAGCAGCCGCCCGAGTCGCCGATGCAGCAGCTGTCTGAGCCGCGAGAGCAAGCGGGGCAGCAGGCGCCGGAAGAGCGCAGGGACGGCAGCATGTCCATCATCGCGCATCTCGAAGAACTGCGGAAGCGGCTGATCTATTCGATTGCTGCCGTCGCCGTCGGAAGCGGCGTCGCCTACTTCTACATCGACGAGATCATGCGCTGCTTGACGGCGCCTGCGGGAAAACTCTACTACATGCAGCCGGCAGAGGCGTTCTTCACCTATCTGAAGATTGCGGTCTTTGGCGGCTTTTTGCTCGCTCTGCCCGTCATCTTCTACGAGATTTGGCGCTTCATCCTGCCGGCCTTGACCGTGCGCGAGAGAAAGGCGCTGCTCCTCATCGTGCCGCTTTCCGTCGTGCTCTTCGTCGTCGGCATCGCCTTTTCCTTCACCCTTGTATTGCCCGCCGCCATCCGCTTCTTCATCGGCTTCGGCACGGACAATCTGGAGCCGCTTTTTTCCTTAGGAAAGTATCTTGACTTTGTGCTGGCGTTCATCCTGCCGTTTGGCTGCATCTTTGAATTGCCGCTTATCATCGTGGTTCTCGCGAAGCTCGGATTCGTCGGCTCTGCCTTTCTCTGGAAGCAGCAGCGCATCGTGGTGTTTCTGTCTTTCGTCATCGGCGCTGTCATTTCCCCGACACCCGATGTTTTTTCTCAGACGATGATCGCCGTGCCCATGATCCTCCTCTATGAGATCAGCTACGTCATCGTTCGTTTTGTTTTGCGCAAATAA
- a CDS encoding twin-arginine translocase TatA/TatE family subunit — protein sequence MLSLYELGAIILVALIIFGPRKLPEIGKALGRSVKEFKEGKDEGEKSTVDVTPESSTLAKKDEKSEK from the coding sequence ATGCTGAGCCTTTATGAGCTTGGAGCCATTATCCTCGTTGCACTCATCATTTTCGGCCCGCGCAAACTGCCTGAGATCGGCAAGGCGCTCGGCAGGAGCGTGAAGGAGTTCAAGGAAGGCAAGGACGAAGGCGAAAAGAGCACCGTCGACGTCACGCCCGAGTCGTCGACGCTTGCTAAAAAAGATGAGAAGAGCGAAAAATGA
- the tatA gene encoding twin-arginine translocase TatA/TatE family subunit — translation MFNLGFPELILILIIALVVFGPGKLPEIGRAVGKGLSEFKKATNNLMSDVNKPIESAAPPSVQQPPMQTIAEPPAGQQPLAPEPVNGAQTTAAEGDAAKKQESEGR, via the coding sequence ATGTTTAATTTGGGCTTTCCTGAGCTCATCCTCATTCTCATCATTGCGCTCGTGGTATTCGGTCCGGGCAAATTGCCCGAGATCGGCCGTGCCGTTGGCAAGGGTCTCAGCGAGTTCAAAAAGGCGACGAACAATCTGATGTCCGACGTGAATAAGCCGATCGAAAGCGCCGCGCCGCCGAGTGTGCAGCAGCCGCCGATGCAGACGATTGCCGAACCACCGGCGGGGCAGCAGCCGCTTGCACCCGAGCCGGTGAATGGGGCGCAGACGACTGCCGCAGAAGGCGATGCAGCGAAGAAGCAGGAAAGCGAGGGGAGATAG
- a CDS encoding polyprenyl synthetase family protein, giving the protein MFIHSMFLLIKKDLALLEEELLQAVVSPVDRITEIGTHLVKSGGKRLRPALFLLAARSSKDFDAKKMMPLAVALELIHMASLVHDDVLDHADTRRGAVTANAMWGNQQAILSGDYFFARAFLLIVENGFGERVSRRIAQLIMDLSSGEIIQNKELYRASRDVEEYYERIAKKTANFLAICCELGAIATNLGAEAERGLHAYGKYVGMAFQITDDLLDLTSNEKKIGKPAGNDIHEGIVTLPVIRALEVSSEREELLSIVTNPSMTREDVERALAIVRASDGIEYARAKVREFLIEAKEALPAVLPDKVRDTFCKAADYIAKRES; this is encoded by the coding sequence ATGTTCATCCATTCGATGTTTCTCTTGATAAAGAAAGATCTTGCCTTGCTTGAAGAAGAGCTTCTGCAGGCGGTCGTCTCGCCTGTAGATCGCATCACGGAGATCGGCACGCATCTTGTGAAGTCCGGCGGCAAGAGGCTGCGCCCTGCGCTCTTTTTGCTTGCGGCACGCTCCAGCAAGGATTTTGACGCGAAAAAAATGATGCCGCTAGCCGTTGCACTCGAACTGATCCACATGGCGTCGCTTGTCCATGACGATGTGCTCGATCATGCCGATACACGGCGCGGCGCGGTGACGGCAAATGCCATGTGGGGCAATCAACAGGCGATTCTCTCGGGAGACTACTTCTTCGCGAGAGCGTTTCTTCTCATCGTTGAGAACGGCTTCGGCGAGCGCGTTTCGAGGCGTATCGCGCAGCTCATCATGGATTTGAGTTCGGGTGAGATCATCCAGAACAAGGAACTTTATCGCGCCTCGCGTGATGTCGAGGAGTATTATGAGCGCATAGCGAAGAAGACGGCGAATTTCCTCGCCATCTGCTGCGAGCTTGGCGCCATCGCGACGAATCTCGGCGCGGAGGCGGAACGGGGGCTTCATGCCTACGGCAAGTACGTCGGTATGGCGTTCCAGATCACGGACGACCTTCTCGACCTGACCTCGAACGAGAAGAAGATCGGCAAGCCTGCGGGCAACGACATCCATGAGGGTATCGTGACTTTGCCCGTGATTCGTGCGCTTGAGGTCAGCTCCGAACGCGAAGAACTTCTTTCCATCGTGACGAATCCTTCGATGACGCGCGAAGACGTCGAGCGCGCACTCGCCATCGTGCGTGCTTCCGACGGCATCGAATATGCGCGTGCCAAGGTGCGCGAGTTCCTGATCGAGGCGAAGGAGGCTCTGCCTGCCGTTCTGCCCGACAAGGTGCGTGATACCTTCTGCAAGGCGGCGGACTACATCGCGAAGCGCGAATCGTAA
- a CDS encoding RrF2 family transcriptional regulator: MKISTRGRYALRLMMDIAMNGQNEPVRIKDIARRQEISEKYLEQIVSVLNKAGFVKSSRGPQGGYRLMRSPQEYTAGSILHLIEGSLAPVACMDMEENDCPRHERCATLLLWQKLHEAMKDVIDHVSLADLIEKQRELDEKID, translated from the coding sequence ATGAAGATTTCTACGAGAGGGCGATATGCGCTGCGGCTCATGATGGATATCGCCATGAACGGGCAGAACGAGCCTGTGCGCATCAAGGATATTGCGCGAAGGCAGGAGATCTCGGAAAAGTATCTGGAGCAGATTGTCTCCGTGCTGAACAAGGCGGGCTTTGTCAAGAGCAGCCGCGGACCGCAGGGCGGCTATCGCTTGATGCGTTCACCGCAGGAATATACGGCGGGCAGCATCCTGCATTTAATTGAGGGCAGTCTCGCCCCCGTTGCCTGTATGGACATGGAGGAGAACGACTGTCCAAGGCACGAACGATGTGCAACGCTTCTTCTGTGGCAAAAGCTGCATGAGGCAATGAAGGACGTCATTGATCATGTCTCGCTTGCCGATCTCATCGAGAAGCAAAGGGAACTCGATGAGAAAATCGATTAG
- the deoD gene encoding purine-nucleoside phosphorylase, whose protein sequence is MPTPHNSAEVGDIAERILLPGDPLRAKYIAENFLTDAKEYSHVRNVLGYTGSYKGTPVSVQGTGMGMPSIAIYVHELINVYGVKKLIRVGSCGALAKDLHIRDVVIAQGTTTDSSMPKNIFGTSVNFAPLADFSLLESAVHHAREKHLPVRVGNVLSQDRFYDDEIDFAKLLSYGVLAAEMETAALYLIAAKFDVQALGIFTVSDHITCDEARATPEERERSFNDMIELALESILKE, encoded by the coding sequence ATGCCAACACCACACAACTCCGCTGAAGTCGGCGATATTGCCGAGCGCATTCTGCTGCCTGGCGATCCCCTGCGTGCGAAGTACATCGCTGAAAACTTTCTCACGGACGCTAAAGAATACTCGCATGTGCGCAATGTGCTCGGCTATACGGGAAGCTACAAGGGCACGCCCGTTTCCGTGCAGGGCACGGGCATGGGCATGCCGTCCATCGCCATCTATGTGCATGAGCTGATCAACGTCTACGGTGTAAAGAAGCTCATCCGCGTCGGCAGCTGCGGTGCGCTCGCCAAGGATCTCCACATCCGCGATGTCGTCATCGCGCAGGGAACGACGACGGATTCTTCCATGCCGAAAAACATCTTCGGCACATCCGTCAACTTCGCACCGCTCGCCGATTTCTCGCTGTTAGAAAGTGCCGTACATCATGCGCGCGAAAAACATCTGCCCGTGCGCGTCGGCAACGTGCTGTCGCAGGATCGCTTCTACGACGACGAGATCGACTTCGCCAAACTCCTCAGCTACGGCGTGCTCGCCGCCGAGATGGAAACGGCGGCGCTCTACCTGATCGCAGCCAAATTCGACGTACAGGCGCTCGGTATCTTCACGGTCAGCGACCACATCACCTGCGACGAAGCGCGTGCAACGCCCGAAGAGCGCGAACGCTCCTTCAACGACATGATCGAGCTTGCCTTGGAAAGCATCCTCAAGGAATGA
- a CDS encoding cation diffusion facilitator family transporter, producing MYEVLFRRFVKNHDKTALPEVRFAYGNLSGRVGIAVNFLLSAIKLALGLMSGAVSVVADAVHNLADAAASIATLLGFRLAAKPADAEHPFGHGRVEYIAGFCIAGLILLIGFKLLEASVEKILAPEPPEVSVSMLVILTASIALQLWLGRFNKTIGERIDSAAIRAAAADSLNDCIATVVVVASLAFHYATGIDIDGWAGVLVALFILHSGWEAARDTLQPLLGQPPDPALVEGIEKTVLKHRAITGVHDIIIHDYGPGRIFASVHAEVPASMDFLKAHEIIDGVEELLRRKYHIIVTVHMDPVVTDDPEVERARAEVEAIMRENKLGESIHDFRMTTAKGGGKKLIFDVEVAPACKMTNEDVRFFLTREIEERHPIYHPVIRVDRFFC from the coding sequence ATGTACGAAGTTCTTTTCCGCCGTTTCGTCAAGAACCATGACAAGACGGCATTGCCCGAGGTGCGCTTTGCCTACGGGAATCTGAGCGGCCGCGTCGGCATAGCAGTCAATTTCCTCCTCAGTGCCATCAAACTTGCGCTCGGTCTCATGAGTGGTGCCGTCTCCGTCGTCGCCGACGCCGTGCACAACCTCGCTGATGCAGCGGCGTCCATTGCGACGCTCCTGGGCTTTCGTCTCGCGGCGAAGCCGGCGGATGCCGAGCATCCCTTTGGGCACGGCAGGGTCGAGTACATTGCAGGCTTCTGTATCGCGGGGCTGATCCTTCTGATCGGCTTTAAGCTATTGGAAGCTTCCGTAGAGAAGATCCTCGCGCCCGAACCGCCCGAGGTGAGCGTTTCGATGCTCGTGATCCTCACGGCGTCCATCGCGCTGCAGCTCTGGCTCGGTCGCTTCAACAAGACGATCGGCGAGCGCATCGATTCAGCGGCGATCCGTGCGGCGGCGGCGGACAGTCTGAACGACTGCATCGCGACCGTCGTCGTCGTCGCCAGCCTCGCGTTCCATTATGCGACGGGAATCGATATCGACGGCTGGGCGGGCGTTCTCGTCGCGCTCTTCATTCTGCACAGTGGCTGGGAGGCAGCGCGCGACACGCTGCAGCCGCTCCTTGGGCAGCCGCCTGATCCCGCGCTCGTTGAGGGAATCGAGAAGACGGTGCTCAAGCACCGCGCGATCACGGGCGTGCATGACATCATCATCCACGACTACGGCCCAGGGCGCATCTTCGCTTCGGTGCATGCCGAGGTGCCCGCTTCAATGGACTTCCTCAAAGCGCATGAGATCATCGACGGAGTCGAAGAACTTCTGCGCAGGAAGTATCACATCATCGTGACCGTCCATATGGATCCCGTCGTCACGGATGATCCCGAGGTTGAGCGTGCGCGTGCAGAGGTGGAGGCCATCATGCGCGAGAACAAGTTAGGTGAATCCATCCATGACTTTCGCATGACGACGGCAAAGGGCGGCGGCAAGAAACTCATCTTTGACGTTGAAGTTGCTCCTGCATGCAAGATGACGAACGAAGATGTGCGTTTCTTCCTTACACGGGAAATTGAGGAACGTCATCCAATCTATCATCCTGTGATTCGCGTCGACCGCTTCTTCTGTTGA